The Tautonia plasticadhaerens nucleotide sequence GCGGTTCGAACGCGGGGCGATCGGGCTCGGGCACGTCGGGGGCTCGATGCGGGGCGGGGGCGGGGCCGAGGGGGATCTCCCCGCGGCGGGGCGGCTCGAAATCGGGGGCCACCGCGGTACAATCCATCAGACCAGAGCCGACCCCCCCGCGCCAATTCCGACCGACCCGAGCCCCCCGCCATGATCCGTTCCCCCCTGGGCCTCCGACTGCTGCCCGACCCCGACCGCCCCGTCAAGGACCAGCTCCGGGAGGCCGCCCGGCTGGGGGCCCGGGGCGTCGTCCTCGACGCCAGCGGGGACCTGAACCCGTCCCGGCTCTCCGACACCGGCCGCCGGGACCTCCGCCACACCCTCCGCTCCGTCGAGCTGTCGCTGATCGCCCTGTCGCTCCCCACCCGACGCCCCTTCGACACCGAAGACCAGCTCGACGACCGCCTCGCCAGGGCCTCCGCCGCCTTCACCCTCGCCTTCGAGCTGGGCGCGAAGCTCGTCCTGGCCCGGGTCGGGGCCGTCCCCCCCGAGGCCGACGCCCCCCGCCGGGCCGTCTTCTCCCACGCCCTGTCCGAACTGTCCGTCCGGGCCGACCACCGGGGCGTCAGGCTCGCCGTCGAGACCGGATCCGAGTCCGGCGCCGACCTCCAATCCTTCCT carries:
- a CDS encoding sugar phosphate isomerase/epimerase family protein → MIRSPLGLRLLPDPDRPVKDQLREAARLGARGVVLDASGDLNPSRLSDTGRRDLRHTLRSVELSLIALSLPTRRPFDTEDQLDDRLARASAAFTLAFELGAKLVLARVGAVPPEADAPRRAVFSHALSELSVRADHRGVRLAVETGSESGADLQSFLDAIDHPGLAASVDPGALLRLGHDPIEATRALGPHVAHAYARDATASAIDEGPVSAHPRGFGFAPGVLDWEEYLGALEEINYAGFLTIWPDPRRPIGPQFSALADRFARF